GGCGGGATAGAGCTGCCCAAGAATGGGCACTGGCAGCGGGAAAGGAGCAGGTAATGTTTCTTGTATTTCCCCCCCCTGAGCGTCAGAGCCGAATTTCGGCTTTAACCGTATTGTCCTCTGTGTCCCCTGTCCCCCGATGATTTTAGCTTCGTTTATTTCTCTCCTCCTTCTCTTCCTCCTCTTGGTATCCAAATATATATCTTGTCATGCTACAGAAAGGGGGGACGAGGGGACAAAAAGCCATTAATCCCTTTATTCATCATGGCTAGCGGGTGTCCCCTGCTTGAAAAATACCAGGGGACAATCAAGGGACAGGGGGACGTGAGGCTAAAAAAAGATTAATATTCCAAAAAAAGATTGACATTTCAAGAAAATGCCCACATATGCCCCTCCTGCTCGTAAAGCACCTAGTTGACTTTCCCGATTCGAAAGGAGGAACATGAACACCCTCATCGAAGGACGGTCAAGGGCCGCAGCGAGTAAAACGAAATAAAGATCCAAAGACATAAAAACAAATACAACTGATGGCAAGTCATTGCCAGAAAATAAAATCGGGGCGGCGCTTACACACGCGGCCCAGCACAATATGACAAAGCTGTCGCTCGGAGATGCCCTTGAGCAAATCCGGGAAGGACGCGATTACCAGGGGCGCGATTTAAAGCCCCAGATTAAGCAGATTCGCACCCAGTGTGATAAGGAGCAGAGACGGTCCCTTAAGGGCCAGTTACCTGTCCTCGTGTTTAGCGGTTTCAGCTCGACCAACAACAAGGAGGAGATCGAGGCCAGCCATAACGGCCTGATCTGCGTGGACATCGACAATCTGAGCGAGAGCCAGCTTTCTTCCGCAAGGGAGCGACTGGTAGCAGACCCGCATACCTTGGCCTGTTTCCTGAGTCCCTCGGGGAACGGCCTCAAGGTGCTTCACTACATCCCATTCCCGCAGCGTTCCTGGACTGAGAACTTCCCGCAAGTCCAAGCGTACTACCGGGGCACCTACCAGCTAGAGATCGACACCTCATGCAAGAACATCAACCGTCTCTGCTATTACAGCTACGACCGTGACATCTACATCAACGGGGAGGCAACGCCCTTGCCCTCCGTCCAGATTCCGTGTCCGCAGAAACAGGCGGCACCGCTGGCAGCCAGCACAGCGGATAGCGCACAGGCCTTAGAACGGGGCAGGCTCCTGCTTGAGATCATCTCCGACACCGTGGGGACTCATGACGAGTGGATTCGGTTCTGCGGGGCGCTCTCCAACTACCTTCAGGCGAATGGTCACACGGCGGAGCAGGCTCTCGAAGCCCTTACCCAAAAATGGGATTCCGAGCAAGACCGCCTGCAACTTAAGGCTCTCGTTAAGGACCGGCGCGATACTCCGCTGGAAGCAGCGGAAGCCCTTGCCCGGCGGTGCTCACCTGATCGGTGGAAGGAGTATCAGGCGCGCTACCTTGAGGACTGGCCACACTGGCAGCGGTATGTCTACGACTCCGTGGCCGATGAGATCGTCGATGTCCACAGCGGGACTGCCCGCACGCGCAGAGGTTTCGACCTCAAGTATGCGAGTGACCGCCCGGTCGTCCGTAACGGGGACAAGGTTTCGACCGAGTCCCCGAGCACCTATACAATCCGGCGTTGTCCAGAAGTGGCAGGCAGGGAGTATGCCCCGGCTGAAGCACGCCCGGTCTTCGTGCATGAGAACGGGGAGCGTCTACTGAATCAGTATCGGCCCGTCCAGTATCCCAAGGACGCGCTTCCCGACAGGGTCGATCTCGCCCGTGAACTGATTGTCGGACACATCAACCATCTGTTTTCCGATGAGCAAGAGGCTGCCCTCCTGCTGGATTATCTCGCGTGGTGCGTCCAGAACCCCGGCCAGCTTAGGCCCTGGATGGTAATCCTGTACGGGGTCCAGGGCGACGGAAAGAGCTGGTTCCGTGAGCTGATGGAGGCGGCACTCGGGGAGCCCAATGTCGGCGTCCTCCAGTCCAGCAACCTTGAAGACAAGTTCGCCTCCCCCGCCTACGGGAAGTGCCTGACCTTTGTCGAAGAGCTAAAGCTCGACAACGTCCGCAAGTACGACACGCTGGAACGGTTGAAGAGCCTGATCGGCAACCGTCGTATCAGCCTGCGCGAAATGCGTAAGGCCCCCCGTGAGGCCCGGGCCACCGCAAACTATCTCGCAGCCACCAACCACTCCGACAGCCTGCCGGTCTCGGATAACGAACGTCGTTTCTGCGTCCTGACCAGCCAGTGGGTAAACCGCAAGGACGAACTGCGGGCATGGGTGCTGGAGAACCCGGATTATTATCCCAGGCTCTACCGGATGGTTCGCGAAGAGCCAGCGGCCTTCCGCGCAGCCCTTATGGGACACTTGGTGAGCGATAGCTTCCTGGCCACATACGAGGCCCCACGCACCCGTGGCACGTTGAGGATGATCGAGGAAGCAATGCCCGCCGGGGCCGTCGAGTTGCAGAATTGGATCAGCGAGTGGGAAGGGCCGTGGATCAACGACCGCATTGTGTACCTCCAGGCTCTGAAGGAAAAGCATGGGATCGAGTCGGACCCACACACCCGACATACCGCTGCCCAGATTGCTTCGATGCCCAGCGACAAAAGGCTCGGGACCTACCTCAAACTGCTCGGCTACACCGTATCAGTAAAGCGCTCTGTTCGGCTGAGCGGAGGCGAAAAGCGCAACATCACGATCTACCTTAAACCCGGCGTGGACGTAGAGGAAACCTTCGAGGCCATCAAAAACGGCCAATCCCCACAAAGAGTTTAAAGCAGATCCCCGCATATTCCAACGAGCTCAGCTAATTTCGGGCTCGTTTTTTTTACCTCAAAAAAACACACCCTCACCGGCGGTACGATCAAGAGGTTTTCACCTCGTCGGTCTGTATCGCGCTCCATCGAACATATAGACCCTCTTTGACTGCGGCACGGTGCCATCGACCCTGCCGGAATGACCTTCCTCGTTTACAAACTCCAGCCTGCCGTCCGAATCGAAGTCGCTGAAGTAATAGACCTCGCCCCCACCGCGTACGGGGGGAAGCTCACGTATATGGCCATTTTCCAGCAGGAAAATACGCATGACCCACTCAGGGGCACCCGAGACTTGTAAATGTATACGATTACTCGATCTGCCCTTCATGTAAGCGTTTAACCATTTGAGAAGTAATCATGGTGAGCACTACCGACAGAGCAAAGGCAATAAACGGGACGCTTAGCTCCGACTTGCAGGCGGTGCGTCTTCTGGTTGAAATTGTTCAGGATGTACTGAGAGATTTCCTTGATGCGGTCTGGGTGCAGTAAAGCCTGTCGATTCTCTGCTGCGCTCAGCTTCTGTTCGTCTTGTTCGCTCTCAATGGCTTTGAAGCGTGGGCGGACGTCGTTGTAATCCACCTTGAATTTCAGTACTTTCTCGTCGCGGATGGCATCGGTGATGACGTACGAGTGCAGCTCGCGACCAAACACGCTGGCCGTCGTCTCTGCCCCAAGGGCATTCTGGGGGAAGATCGGCGTCCCAGTGAAGCCAAACTGATAGAATCGCTTGAACTTCTTTTTCAGGTTCTTTTGTGCTTCGCCGAACTGGCGGCGGTGCGCCAGCGGCTCAAGGAAGAGGGAATGCTCGGTAAGGATGTCCCGGTCACGCTTTATCAGGGGCGCGATCTGGATAATGCCCAAAAGCAGGATGCGCGGTATTACAGCCCCGGCGATCACGTCTATTTCATCCGTAGATACGGTCGTTTCCAGAAAGGCGAACTGGTCCCGGTTCAGTCCGTCGATGAAAAATCCCTCACACTTTTAAAGAATGGCAAGGCATCCGCCGTCAGTCTTAAACAGGCCAAGCACTTCGTGGTAGCCCGCCCGTATGAGGCGGCATTGGCCGAGGGCGACCGCTTGCAGTTGAAGTTCAACGGGCGCTCCGTGGACGGCAAGCAACTGCTCAACGGGGAGTTGGTTACGGTCTCGAAGATTTTCAAAAACGGTCACCTGTCCGTCGTCGATGATCGGGGCATCCGCAAGACGCTCGCGCCGAATCAGCGCTTGGCGAACTTGGGCTACGCCATTACCTCCTACGGCTCCCAGGGCAAGACTGTAGATACGGTCCTGTTCAGCGATTCGCAGAATCAGGCCGCGACAAACCGCAAACAGTGGTACGTCACCATCTCGCGGGCGCGGCGCAAAATCAAGATTTACACCGCCGACAAGGAGACGCTGCGGGAAAACCTCCTGCGCTCCGGCGAGGAACCGCTCGCCCTGGATATGAAGACACACGCCGAGCGTGCCCGACAGCAAAGCATGATGATGCCCTCCGGCCATCACCACAGCCCGAGCCGGTCGCACGGCATACGCATGTGAAGCCTTTCAACCATAGATAACTATCAACACCATAAAAATCATGAGTTCGCTGAAAGAAAGAATCGAAGCCCGATTGAGGCAGGCAAAAACCGATAAATCCCTCCCGCCACCGTGCGTGGCTTCCCATCCCACGTCCAAAGACCTGCTGTTGATTGATGAAAACTGCCAATGCTGGCAGTTACCGTGGTCGTGTCTTCAGTACAGCTCACGCAATAAGGACGGAGATCACTTTCACCTGTCCTTCAAGACGCATGAGGTCTGGCTATATGGCAAGTACCTGACGGAGCCGACCCAGTCGCTGGCCAGACGCGAAATCGTTTCCATCCGTGCCTTCGGCAGCAAACATACCAAGCGGTCCCGCCCGGACCATGCATTTGTCGAACGGATGACCGTCACGAGTAAGGACAATCCGCGTATACTTGTTCTCTGAAGTTCAACTGTTGGTTATTCTGGAGAATCCAGCACTGATGTCCGCCGCATGGCGGCATTTTTTGCGCCGCTAGGCCGGACCAGACCGGTTGATCCCGACTCAACCACACGTTTTGCGTGTCAATTTTCTGTTAATTTATATAGTTTGCATCCGTCTTGCTGATATCGCGGCAAAGGCGAATCACTTCTTTTTTCCACTTCAGAGTTTTCTGTGGAATCTTTTTTGAGGGTTTTTAGGAAAAAGCACGTTTAATAGACTATGAACAATCAAGAACTTGATGGCATCATTGCGCAGATGAAGCAATTGCCTCTCCCAGACTGTCCCGGATCTCTTGAGGCAAATGTATTGCGGAGGATTCGACTCTCCCGTGCAGATGCGGAACGCTCGCTTTGGGCCTGGTTCACGGAATTGTTGCCCAAGCCAGCTTTCGTCGCAGTCGCACTTACGATGGCTGTGGCAGTCAGTGCTGGTGTAACTGCCGCAAGAACAAGCAACTACACCGTGGCCGCTCAAATTCAGCAACGCGCTTCCAGCGCTTTGGACTTTGGTTTTTTGAATCACAGTGAAATCCTCAACCTCGATAACGTGCGCTGACCATGAATTGCGGATGTAACAAGCGAAATAAAGCGGGCCTGTTGCTTGCGCTCCTCACTGGTCTTATTGTGCTCTGTGTCGCTGTATCGACCGTTACGTCCCAGTTCATGATATCTGGGGATAACTGGAGTCAGCACGATGCGATGCATGGGCATCAGTGGCTACACAAAGAACTGGATTTAACCGATGAGGAAGCGGCTTCCATTGATGCTTTCGAGCCGGAATACCGGCAGCAAAAAGCGATATTGCAGGCCGAATTCCAAGCGAAAATCGAGGCACTGCGGGAACTCCTTGTTGATTCCGATCATTTTTCCCCTGAAGTCCAGCAGGCGATTCATGAGCTTCACATGGTTCATGGTCAACTACAGGAGCTATCCATTCGTCATTATTTCCAAATGATGAGCGTTTTATCGCCTCAGAAACAAGCTCGCCTCAAGCAACTCGCCGGTCAGGTACTGAGTATTCCTCAATAAATTCCCCCATGCCGAAAAGCGATGAAGACAGTCTGCTCATCCAGAAAATTGGCAGAGGGGACGAGCATGCGTTGGTTTCCCTCATGGAGCGCTTTAAGGAATCGATTTTCCATTTTGCCTATCGGTATCTGAGAAGCGAGGAGGATTGTGCCGAGGTCACAGAAGAAACATTTTTTAAGGTTTTCCAAAAAGCGCGTACGTTCTCCCCTCGTGCGACCGTCAAAACCTGGATTTTTTCGATAGCGCTAAACCTGTGCCGCGATCGATTGCGCCGACAGAAAAAATTCCACGGGCAGGTTTCCTTGGATGCGCCTGTGTTCGAAGGACAAAGTGAAGGCGATCTACTTGAATCCGTTGCTTCCGGGAGCGCTGACCCCTATTCCGAGTTGCGTTCCACGGATACTCTCCAATTGGTGAATGCCCAGATCCTGAAGCTACCCGATAGGATTAAGTTTCCTTTCGTTTTCTGTGTGCTGGAGGGGCATTCCTACGACGAATGCGCCGCTGTACTTAAGACCAACAGAAAGACGGTCGAAACTCGGATTTACCGGGCGCGAAAGCTCCTTCGCGAGGCCCTGGACGGTATTCTGTAAATATGCTGAGGGTTTCGTTGGATTCCTGCGTTTAAGAGTATGGGTGAGTTGGTGTGGGAGAATCCCACCGCCCGGCCATATCAGTATTTTCAACGAAAAAGCAGGAGGCGAAAATGAAAGAAATAAAGGCATACATCCGCAAGAAGCAGCTGGACGCCGTCATCAATGCCCTTGCACAAGTCCAGGGTTTGAGCGGCGTAAGCGTGAATACCATCACTGGCTTCGGGCGCAGTCGCGGCATCTTGCGCATGGTAGATTTCGAAACTCACCTCAAGGTGGAGGCTGTTTGCCCTGACAATGTGAAGGACGCGGTGGTCCGAACGATTCTGGACGCTGCGCATACTGGAAAAAGGGGCGACGGAAAAGTCTTTGTCACCGAGGTGGCGGAGGCTTGGCGAATCGAGTCCAAGGACGAAATCCGTCCTGCACTCTAATTCTTTCCCATCCGTTCCCTCGATTCGAATCCCACTCCTATCGACAGGCGAAGCAGGCCTCATGGCTTATTTCCTCCCTCCCGGTTTAAATTAAATATAAAAATCATGAAGCACTGCTTTACTCATATACTCGGCTGTCTCCTTCCAATTGGCTTGATTTTCCTTCTCCCCGCACTGGGCATAAGCTCGGAGATTTCATTCGTAGCTTTTCTCATAATTATGCTGGGTTGCTGTCTTTATGGGAAGATCAGCCATAAATATAAAGGCGGGAATGCAAGAGATGCTGACATGTTATCATCCCCAAACCATACTACGAATTCGACCTCTAATATTGAAAGGCAACGATCATGAGTCACGATTGTCATACGTACACTGATGCAGACGCAAGCCATTCGCACGATCAGGCCAAACATCATCACGAAGGTCACGGCCATTCCCATTCAAACTCGGTAAAGCCCTCGGCCTCTGCCAAGTACTACTGCCCGATGTGCCCGGGCATCGAATCGGATGAGCCGGGCGATTGTCCCAAATGCGGGATGAGACTGGAGCGCAACCCGGCTTACCGGGAAAAAGGGTCTACCACTTGGACCTGCCCGATGCATCCAGAGGTGCAGCAGGACCATCCTGGCCAGTGCCCCAAGTGCGGGATGGACCTGGAGCCGATGACTCCCACGGGCGACGACGCCGACGAGGAATACAGGGAAATCCTCAGTCTGAAGCGGAAAACGATCGTGGCAGGTGTGTTGACGGTGCCGATTTTACTTCTGGCCTTTGACAGTATGATTCCGGGCCTTTCATTCGAAGCCATGCTCTCGTCCCGGTTGCAGGGGTGGCTGGAGTTCATCTTGGCGACCCCGGTTATCCTTTGGGCAGGCGGAATGTTCTTTGCTCGTGGATGGCGTTCCATTGTCAATCGAAGCCTGAACATGTTTACACTGATCATGCTGGGCGTTGGGGCTGCCTATGCTTATAGCGTGATCGCAATTCTGTTTCCCGGGATTTTTCCAGAGTCTTTCCGTAAGCAGGGCGAAGTCGCTCTTTACTTTGAAGCGGGTGCGGTTATCACAACGTTGATACTCTTCGGTCAATGGCTGGAAGCTCGAGCGAGGCGGCAAACAGGCCGGGCAATCCAAAGCTTGCTGGATCTGGCAGCGAAAACAGCACACCGCCTGCGCGAAGATGACGAAGAGGAAGAAGTCGAAATCGACGCCATTCAGACGGGCGACCGTCTGCGGGTACGTCCTGGTGAAAAAATTCCCTTGGACGGCATCATCCTTGATGGAAAAAGTGCAATTGATGAGTCCATGATTACCGGAGAGCCGCTGCCGGTGGCAAAAAGAGAAGGTGACAAAGTCATTGGGGCCACGGTCAACCAGACCGGAAGCTTCGTCATGCAAGCTGAAGCCGTCGGTGAGAAAACGATGCTCTCACAAATCATTAAAATGGTTGCCGAGGCACAACGTAGCCGTGCCCCTATCCAGAAGATGGCCGACCGAGTGTCGGGCTGGTTTGTGCCGGTTGTGGTCCTTGTCTCGATTTTTTCGGCTATCCTTTGGGCCCTGCTGGGTCCCGCTCCCGCTATGGCTTACGCAACCGTTGTCGCGGTATCTGTCCTGATCATTGCCTGTCCCTGTGCACTTGGTCTTGCCACTCCCATGTCGATCATGGTTGGAGTTGGCAAAGGCGCCCAGCACGGGGTTTTGGTAAAAAACGCTGAGGCCATCGAGCGAGCGGAAAAAGTTTCCCATCTCCTCACTGATAAAACCGGCACCCTTACCCAAGGCAAACCTTCGGTAGTGGACATCCGGGCTTCTGTGGACACGTCTGAGGATGCCTTGTTACGTATCTGCGCAGCGGTAGAATCTCAGTCGGAGCACCCGCTCGCACGAGCCGTTTACGAAAAGGCCAAAGAGCGCCGCCTTGATCTGCCAAGTGTCACTGATTTTGAGAGCTCCACAGGTGGCGGCGTTCAGGCCAAAGTGAATAATCGTTCCGTTCGTGTTGGTAAACGGGCGTTCATCGAGTCAGTCGGTATCGACATCCCCTCGAATCTTGGCGACGAGGCAGCGAGATTGCAGGAGGAAGCAAAAACGGTTGTTTGGGCGTCAGTGGACCATCAACTGCTCGGCCTGATCGCCATCGCTGATCCGATCAAGACAACCTCTCGGGCAGCTATTGAATTGCTGCATGCGATGGGGATTGTCGTGGTTATGTGCACGGGCGACAATCCGCGGACAGCTCATGCGGTTGCGAAAGAACTCGGTATTGACGAGGTCCACGCAGAAGTATCGCCCGCGGACAAGCAACGCATCGTCAATGAACTTAAGGCGAAGGGGCATCGTGTCGCCATGGCAGGTGATGGCATCAACGATGCACCTGCCCTCGCTGCCGCCGATGTTGGCATCGCCATGGGAACCGGCACGGATGTCGCCATTGAAAGCGCAGGGTTGACCCTGATCAAAGGGGATCTGCGTGGTATTGTTGACGGATTGCGCTTGAGTCGCGCTGTCATGCGAAATATTCGCCAGAATCTTTTCTTTGCGTTCATTTACAATTCAATTGGCGTGCCGGTGGCCGCAGGCATCCTTTACCCCGTCTTTGGAATTCTGCTTAGCCCGATGATCGCTGGCGCAGCCATGGCTATGAGTTCGCTGTCGGTTGTTACAAACGCGCTGAGGCTTAAGCGCTTCTCTTTCAATCGATGAGCCCGGGAAGGGAAATTGGAATTGGTTCCGATCCTTATTGGCGTCCTCATTTGATTGCTTGGTAAATGCTACTATCTCTCTATTTGTTACCGCTGCCACTTTTATTGGCTCTATGCGGAATATTTCCCTCGCTGCGGTCTTGAATGCGAAGGTGGTCAAGTTTGACATGGATCATGTCTATCGCCATGGTCGTAACCAAGTTGAACTTACATTACATTTTCCTTTTAAGGGGCTGACTGTTCGGACAGGAAAAATATGGCGCGTAGCTATTGGCAAAAAAACTTTTTTTGAGGGTTTTCGGCGGTGTTTGCGTTTAAGTAGGCATAGATGAATCCAAGCCGACGTAAGAAAATGCTGAAAATAGTATTGGGCCTGACCTTGAGTGTAGGGTTGATTAGCCCCCTGCTGGAGGCTGACGAAGCACCTTCAGACTCGCAGTTGTCGGGCCTGGAGAACTATCTGAGCCGGGCGATGGCCGCCAACCCTCAGTTGGATGCGTTTGAACGCCGCTATGAGGCCGCCATGCAGCGTATCCCACAGGCATCGGCCCTGCCCGATCCGATGTTTCAGGTGACGCACTTTGTGGAGTCGGTTCAGACACGGACCGGCCCCCAGGAAAATATCTTTATGCTCAGTCAGAAAATTCCCTGGTTTGGAAAATTGAGCAGCCGTGAAAACGCCGCCTCAGCCGAAGCGCAGGCTCTCTGGTTCGCCTACCAGAGCCAGCAACTAATGTTGGCACGCATGGTATCCCTGGCTTTTTACGAATACGGCTACACGGAGGAGGCCATTCGGATGACGCAGGAGAACCTGGAGCTTCTGCGCAACCTGGAGCCCATTGTGGAAGAAAAGGTAAGGGCCGGAGATGACATCAATGCGCTCCTGCGTCTGAAAGTGGAGACCGGAAAAATCGAGGACCGCCTGCAGTCTTTGCAGCAAAAGCGTGTGGGCCAGTCGGCCAAGCTGAGGGAACTCCTCGCTCTGCCCGGAACGGCCCTACTCCCCTGGCCGGAATGGGCAGCACCGGAAATTATCTCTCTGGACGGCCCTTCCCTCGTTGTGGCGATTGAAACCAACAACCCTGAACTGCAAATGCTCGAACGCAAGATTTCCAGCGCGGAGGCGCGCCGTGAAATTGCCCGCCTGGAAAGCTATCCGGATATCACCTTGGGCTTTAACTACATCCAGACGGGGGACCCCGTCGTGAATCCGAACACGCCCGATGCCGGTCAAGACCCCTGGGGCTTTACGGTCGCGGTGAACCTCCCGATCTGGTTTGACAAGTACGACGCCGCCAAGGCTGAAGCCCTGGCCAACCAGCGCTCGTATGAAAGCGAGTACGACAACCGCTTCAATGCACTGCGTGCGGAATTATCCGCGAGCTTGGCGAGCCTCCATGATGCCAATCGTCGCCTCCAGCTTTACGGCAAAGATTTACTGGGGTTGGCCGAACAGGCCGTCGAAAACAGCCGATCCGGCTATGAAACGGGCCGTATCAGCATTCTTGACGTGATCGACAGCGAGCGCTCTCTGCTCGACCTCCAACTGCTTTACTGGCGTGCCGCCGCCGATGCCTGGCAGCAGCGCATTACCATTCAAACCCTGGCGAATCTGCCCATTTTAGGAACATTCCACGCAACTCAGAACGATGAATAAAAAACTGATTTTAACCTTTGGGGGAGCGACCGCAGCAGCCCTGATCGTCGGTATTGTTGTCGGACGGATTATTTCCGGTGGCACACCGGAACACGCTCCGGCCAGCGCCAGTCACGTCGTGACTGAAACTGCTGATGTAGCTGAAAAGCCTACGATCTGGACCTGCTCGATGCACCCGCAGATTCGCCAGTCGGAGCCGGGTAAATGCCCGATTTGCGGGATGGATCTGATCCCGCTGGTCGAAGATGCCGGTGCCGAAGACGGGCCCCGCGTACTGAGCATGAGCGAATCCTCGCGCGCGCTGGCTGAGATTCAGACGGCACTGGTGCGCCAGGAATATCCCGAAGCGGACATTCGCCTGGTCGGCAAACTGGCCTACGACGAGACCCGGGAGAAGTCGCTGACCGCTCGGTTCCCCGCCCGCATCGATGAGTTGTTCGTCAACTTCACGGGTATTCGTGTGGAGGCGGGGGATCACCTCGCCATGGTTTACAGCCCGGAGCTGCTGACGGCGCAGCGCGAGCTACTGACGGCTTACCGGGCCGACCCGGACAGCTCGATCACCCGTGCCGCCCGTGACAAATTACAGCTTTGGGACCTGCTCCCTGAGCAGATCGATGCCATCCTTGCCAGCGGCGAGGCCAAGGATCACTTTGAGCTGAAAGCTCCGATCAGCGGCGTGGTCGTCGCGAAGAACGTGAAGGAGGGCGATTATGTCAAGACGGGTGAACCGCTTTTCAAGATCGTGGATCTGAGCGAACTGTGGGCCTATCTGGACGCCTATGAGACGGACTTGCCCTGGCTGCGCTACGGGCAGGCAGTCTCCTTCACCGCCGAGGCGATTCCGGGAGAGACCTTTGAGGGGCAGATTGCGTTCATCGAACCCGAGGTTGACCATAAGACGCGCACGATTCCGGTGCGGGTCAATGTGCCCAACCCGGACGGACGCCTAAAGCCTGGCATGTTTGTGCGTGCCGTGGTCAAATCCCGCCTCGCCGAAGACGGCAAGGTCTATGCGCCGGAGTTCGCCGGGAAGTGGATCAGCCCGATGCACCCGGAAGTGGTTAAAGACGGCCCCGGCCAGTGCGACATCTGCGGCATGGACCTTGTTCCCGCAGAACAGCTCGGCTATGTGGACAACGCCACCGAATCCGCACCCCTCGTCGTTCCGGCCTCCGCCGTACTTCGCACCGGCAAGCGTGCCGTTGTTTACGTGGAGAAACCGAATACGCAACGCCCCACCTACGAGGGTCGTGAGATCGTGCTCGGTCCGCGCGCCGGTGACAACTACGTCGTCGTCGCCGGGCTGGATGCCGGGGAGCGGGTGGTCACCAACGGAGCCTTCAAGATCGACAGCGCCCTGCAAATTCAGGCCAAACCGAGTATGATGAACCCGGAAGGGGGCGG
This genomic interval from Ruficoccus sp. ZRK36 contains the following:
- a CDS encoding TolC family protein; the protein is MLKIVLGLTLSVGLISPLLEADEAPSDSQLSGLENYLSRAMAANPQLDAFERRYEAAMQRIPQASALPDPMFQVTHFVESVQTRTGPQENIFMLSQKIPWFGKLSSRENAASAEAQALWFAYQSQQLMLARMVSLAFYEYGYTEEAIRMTQENLELLRNLEPIVEEKVRAGDDINALLRLKVETGKIEDRLQSLQQKRVGQSAKLRELLALPGTALLPWPEWAAPEIISLDGPSLVVAIETNNPELQMLERKISSAEARREIARLESYPDITLGFNYIQTGDPVVNPNTPDAGQDPWGFTVAVNLPIWFDKYDAAKAEALANQRSYESEYDNRFNALRAELSASLASLHDANRRLQLYGKDLLGLAEQAVENSRSGYETGRISILDVIDSERSLLDLQLLYWRAAADAWQQRITIQTLANLPILGTFHATQNDE
- a CDS encoding copper-translocating P-type ATPase translates to MSHDCHTYTDADASHSHDQAKHHHEGHGHSHSNSVKPSASAKYYCPMCPGIESDEPGDCPKCGMRLERNPAYREKGSTTWTCPMHPEVQQDHPGQCPKCGMDLEPMTPTGDDADEEYREILSLKRKTIVAGVLTVPILLLAFDSMIPGLSFEAMLSSRLQGWLEFILATPVILWAGGMFFARGWRSIVNRSLNMFTLIMLGVGAAYAYSVIAILFPGIFPESFRKQGEVALYFEAGAVITTLILFGQWLEARARRQTGRAIQSLLDLAAKTAHRLREDDEEEEVEIDAIQTGDRLRVRPGEKIPLDGIILDGKSAIDESMITGEPLPVAKREGDKVIGATVNQTGSFVMQAEAVGEKTMLSQIIKMVAEAQRSRAPIQKMADRVSGWFVPVVVLVSIFSAILWALLGPAPAMAYATVVAVSVLIIACPCALGLATPMSIMVGVGKGAQHGVLVKNAEAIERAEKVSHLLTDKTGTLTQGKPSVVDIRASVDTSEDALLRICAAVESQSEHPLARAVYEKAKERRLDLPSVTDFESSTGGGVQAKVNNRSVRVGKRAFIESVGIDIPSNLGDEAARLQEEAKTVVWASVDHQLLGLIAIADPIKTTSRAAIELLHAMGIVVVMCTGDNPRTAHAVAKELGIDEVHAEVSPADKQRIVNELKAKGHRVAMAGDGINDAPALAAADVGIAMGTGTDVAIESAGLTLIKGDLRGIVDGLRLSRAVMRNIRQNLFFAFIYNSIGVPVAAGILYPVFGILLSPMIAGAAMAMSSLSVVTNALRLKRFSFNR
- a CDS encoding RNA polymerase sigma factor, which encodes MPKSDEDSLLIQKIGRGDEHALVSLMERFKESIFHFAYRYLRSEEDCAEVTEETFFKVFQKARTFSPRATVKTWIFSIALNLCRDRLRRQKKFHGQVSLDAPVFEGQSEGDLLESVASGSADPYSELRSTDTLQLVNAQILKLPDRIKFPFVFCVLEGHSYDECAAVLKTNRKTVETRIYRARKLLREALDGIL
- a CDS encoding periplasmic heavy metal sensor encodes the protein MNCGCNKRNKAGLLLALLTGLIVLCVAVSTVTSQFMISGDNWSQHDAMHGHQWLHKELDLTDEEAASIDAFEPEYRQQKAILQAEFQAKIEALRELLVDSDHFSPEVQQAIHELHMVHGQLQELSIRHYFQMMSVLSPQKQARLKQLAGQVLSIPQ
- a CDS encoding P-II family nitrogen regulator: MKEIKAYIRKKQLDAVINALAQVQGLSGVSVNTITGFGRSRGILRMVDFETHLKVEAVCPDNVKDAVVRTILDAAHTGKRGDGKVFVTEVAEAWRIESKDEIRPAL
- a CDS encoding efflux RND transporter periplasmic adaptor subunit, with product MNKKLILTFGGATAAALIVGIVVGRIISGGTPEHAPASASHVVTETADVAEKPTIWTCSMHPQIRQSEPGKCPICGMDLIPLVEDAGAEDGPRVLSMSESSRALAEIQTALVRQEYPEADIRLVGKLAYDETREKSLTARFPARIDELFVNFTGIRVEAGDHLAMVYSPELLTAQRELLTAYRADPDSSITRAARDKLQLWDLLPEQIDAILASGEAKDHFELKAPISGVVVAKNVKEGDYVKTGEPLFKIVDLSELWAYLDAYETDLPWLRYGQAVSFTAEAIPGETFEGQIAFIEPEVDHKTRTIPVRVNVPNPDGRLKPGMFVRAVVKSRLAEDGKVYAPEFAGKWISPMHPEVVKDGPGQCDICGMDLVPAEQLGYVDNATESAPLVVPASAVLRTGKRAVVYVEKPNTQRPTYEGREIVLGPRAGDNYVVVAGLDAGERVVTNGAFKIDSALQIQAKPSMMNPEGGGPMPGHNHGGSAPAPTTGDSGASAHAGMVMLEIPADQLPALMEPYLKMQDALASDELDAAKAQAKAMMSITGHSGSLPELLHDMLAAETLDAFRVPFFEKLSHAFIAAAQKSPQTLKQPLLVMHCPMANNNAGAEWLQAAEPLRNPYFGSAMLSCGEVKATIENNAQDHSGHE
- a CDS encoding BT4734/BF3469 family protein; translation: MTKLSLGDALEQIREGRDYQGRDLKPQIKQIRTQCDKEQRRSLKGQLPVLVFSGFSSTNNKEEIEASHNGLICVDIDNLSESQLSSARERLVADPHTLACFLSPSGNGLKVLHYIPFPQRSWTENFPQVQAYYRGTYQLEIDTSCKNINRLCYYSYDRDIYINGEATPLPSVQIPCPQKQAAPLAASTADSAQALERGRLLLEIISDTVGTHDEWIRFCGALSNYLQANGHTAEQALEALTQKWDSEQDRLQLKALVKDRRDTPLEAAEALARRCSPDRWKEYQARYLEDWPHWQRYVYDSVADEIVDVHSGTARTRRGFDLKYASDRPVVRNGDKVSTESPSTYTIRRCPEVAGREYAPAEARPVFVHENGERLLNQYRPVQYPKDALPDRVDLARELIVGHINHLFSDEQEAALLLDYLAWCVQNPGQLRPWMVILYGVQGDGKSWFRELMEAALGEPNVGVLQSSNLEDKFASPAYGKCLTFVEELKLDNVRKYDTLERLKSLIGNRRISLREMRKAPREARATANYLAATNHSDSLPVSDNERRFCVLTSQWVNRKDELRAWVLENPDYYPRLYRMVREEPAAFRAALMGHLVSDSFLATYEAPRTRGTLRMIEEAMPAGAVELQNWISEWEGPWINDRIVYLQALKEKHGIESDPHTRHTAAQIASMPSDKRLGTYLKLLGYTVSVKRSVRLSGGEKRNITIYLKPGVDVEETFEAIKNGQSPQRV